The following proteins are encoded in a genomic region of Pseudodesulfovibrio mercurii:
- a CDS encoding circularly permuted type 2 ATP-grasp protein: MDFKDYDIGPHYDEMFAAPGVPRPGAQLLVDKIMSLGMEEIQSRQQAAEQAFYDLGITFTVYGNDEGTERIFPFDIIPRIIEAADWNRLELGLKQRIEALNLFIDDIYHDQKIIRDGVVPGDVIFTAEGYFEECLGIDPPGGVWCHITGTDLVRDDKGVFHVLEDNLRSPSGVSYVMANRQILKRTFPQVFAAAGIRPVEDYPAHLLQTLHDVAPNRNANPTCALLTPGIYNSAYYEHSYLAQQTGIELVEGRDLVVRKGVVYMRTTKGLKPVEVIYRRVGEDFLDPTVFRPDSLLGVPGIMDAYRRGNVTLVNAPGTGVADDKVVYAYVPEIIKYYLGQEAIIPNVPTYLCWRDEDRAYVLDHLDELVVKAANESGGYGMLVGPHSTREEQTDFAERIKARPRNYIAQPTVKLSRVPVIVDGGFEGRHVDLRPYVLYGGEIRVIPGGLTRVALKKGSLVVNSSQGGGSKDTWVLAR; this comes from the coding sequence ATGGATTTCAAGGACTACGACATCGGACCGCACTACGACGAGATGTTCGCCGCCCCCGGCGTCCCGCGCCCCGGCGCGCAGCTGCTCGTGGACAAGATCATGAGCCTCGGCATGGAGGAGATCCAGTCCAGGCAGCAGGCCGCGGAGCAGGCGTTCTACGATCTCGGCATCACCTTCACGGTCTACGGCAACGACGAGGGCACCGAACGGATCTTCCCCTTCGACATCATCCCCCGGATCATCGAGGCGGCCGACTGGAACCGGCTGGAGCTCGGGCTCAAGCAGCGCATCGAGGCCCTGAATCTGTTCATCGACGACATCTACCACGACCAGAAGATCATCAGGGACGGCGTGGTGCCCGGCGACGTCATCTTCACCGCCGAGGGGTACTTCGAGGAGTGCCTGGGCATCGACCCGCCCGGCGGGGTCTGGTGCCACATCACCGGCACGGACCTGGTGCGCGACGACAAGGGCGTGTTCCACGTCCTGGAGGACAACCTGCGCTCGCCCTCCGGCGTGTCCTACGTCATGGCCAACCGCCAGATCCTCAAACGGACCTTCCCCCAGGTCTTCGCGGCCGCGGGCATCCGGCCCGTGGAGGACTACCCGGCCCATCTGCTCCAGACCCTGCACGACGTGGCCCCCAACCGGAACGCCAACCCGACCTGCGCCCTGCTCACCCCCGGCATCTACAACTCGGCCTACTACGAGCACTCCTACCTGGCCCAGCAGACCGGCATCGAGCTGGTCGAGGGCCGCGATCTGGTGGTCAGGAAGGGCGTGGTCTACATGCGCACCACCAAGGGGCTCAAGCCCGTGGAGGTCATCTACCGCCGCGTGGGCGAGGACTTCCTGGACCCCACGGTGTTCCGGCCCGACTCGCTGCTCGGCGTGCCCGGCATCATGGACGCCTACCGGCGGGGCAACGTCACCCTGGTCAACGCGCCGGGCACGGGCGTGGCCGACGACAAGGTCGTCTATGCCTACGTGCCCGAGATCATCAAATACTACCTGGGCCAGGAGGCGATCATCCCCAACGTGCCCACCTACCTGTGCTGGCGGGACGAGGACCGCGCCTACGTCCTCGACCACCTGGACGAGCTGGTGGTCAAGGCGGCCAACGAGTCCGGCGGCTACGGCATGCTCGTGGGCCCGCACTCGACCAGGGAGGAGCAGACGGACTTCGCGGAGCGCATCAAGGCCCGGCCGCGCAACTACATCGCCCAGCCCACGGTGAAGCTCTCGCGCGTGCCGGTCATCGTGGACGGCGGGTTCGAGGGGCGGCACGTGGACCTGCGGCCCTACGTGCTCTACGGCGGCGAGATCCGCGTCATCCCCGGCGGAC
- a CDS encoding GNAT family N-acetyltransferase, which translates to MSNEFRITLFTPEDAPDVSRFYKETYGDGFPLKYVYDPAEISRRYDGVNHRTTIVRDGEDRLAAMGSLFRFAPNPLLYEAGQLMVSKRHRGKGLSNIIGRVVLEEFPTQIPVDAVFIEALCSHTLSQPSATNCGLLPTGVELERIPPMGPKQDNGVVVNTSLLTLFRIYRDTPHTIHPHPDYVEFIERRNRALGIKRTVEPGASPVPPSTNAQSDVLRDASMATLTIFRAGKDLPDVLARFRAEAAGCSMHVRLDLGDRATPWAIDVLRGERFFLSAYLPLWFGTDGILLQKLPAAPDFSAPRYGSEAAKSMGDAVLADWEAVTGSN; encoded by the coding sequence ATGAGCAACGAATTCCGCATCACCCTGTTCACTCCCGAAGACGCCCCTGATGTCTCCCGTTTCTACAAGGAGACGTATGGCGACGGCTTCCCGCTCAAATACGTCTACGACCCGGCGGAAATCTCCCGGCGGTACGACGGCGTGAACCATCGGACCACAATTGTGCGCGATGGCGAAGACAGGCTCGCAGCCATGGGCAGCCTCTTTCGCTTTGCGCCCAATCCCCTGCTCTATGAAGCCGGTCAGTTGATGGTCTCCAAACGACACCGGGGCAAAGGGCTGTCCAACATCATAGGACGTGTGGTCCTCGAGGAATTTCCGACGCAGATCCCCGTAGACGCCGTGTTCATCGAGGCCCTGTGCAGCCACACCCTGTCCCAGCCTTCCGCGACCAACTGCGGGCTGCTCCCCACGGGCGTGGAGTTGGAGCGGATTCCGCCCATGGGACCGAAACAGGACAATGGGGTCGTCGTCAACACCTCCCTGCTCACGCTTTTCCGTATCTACAGGGATACCCCGCATACCATCCACCCGCATCCCGACTATGTCGAATTCATCGAACGGCGCAATCGGGCACTCGGGATCAAACGGACCGTCGAGCCGGGAGCTTCACCCGTTCCCCCATCGACCAATGCGCAATCGGATGTCCTGCGGGACGCCTCCATGGCCACGCTCACGATCTTTCGAGCGGGCAAGGACTTGCCCGACGTGCTGGCCCGGTTCCGGGCCGAGGCCGCCGGATGCTCCATGCACGTTCGGTTGGACCTGGGGGACCGGGCAACGCCCTGGGCCATCGACGTCCTGCGCGGCGAACGGTTCTTCCTGAGCGCCTATCTTCCCCTCTGGTTCGGGACGGACGGCATCCTCCTCCAGAAGCTGCCCGCCGCCCCGGATTTTTCCGCGCCGCGGTATGGCTCGGAGGCGGCGAAATCCATGGGTGATGCCGTTCTCGCGGATTGGGAGGCGGTGACGGGTTCGAACTGA
- a CDS encoding ThiF family adenylyltransferase — protein MDFLSRTRPIMKESGFTILRDKEIAFAGLGGVGGGAFLALVRCGASRFRLAENGIFDPPDMNRQAAAFGSTMNRHKLEVYMELALSINPDLEMVPYPDGVNADNLGGFLDGADAYVAVIDAEKGEDVKRMTPAMQERYGVPVFTCGAVGFGAIMVNFAPDGMKADEFWTLAMKDDTGGGLLPTSMQRHFCGPAMERIRQGLSSGKVATTAIGGLAANALLANEVLAYFLAGTGLVERSPVFAPNYVALDFMTQRMRVADITRPGEP, from the coding sequence ATGGATTTTTTGAGCCGAACCCGCCCGATCATGAAAGAAAGCGGTTTCACGATCCTCAGGGACAAGGAGATCGCCTTTGCCGGGCTCGGCGGCGTGGGCGGAGGGGCGTTTCTCGCCCTGGTTCGTTGCGGCGCGAGCCGGTTCAGGCTGGCGGAGAACGGCATCTTCGATCCGCCGGACATGAATCGCCAGGCAGCGGCCTTCGGCTCCACCATGAATCGACATAAACTCGAAGTATACATGGAACTTGCCCTTTCCATCAATCCCGACCTGGAAATGGTGCCGTACCCCGATGGCGTCAACGCCGACAACCTGGGGGGCTTCCTGGACGGGGCGGACGCCTATGTCGCGGTCATTGATGCGGAAAAGGGCGAGGATGTGAAAAGGATGACCCCGGCCATGCAGGAGCGATACGGAGTTCCGGTCTTCACATGCGGGGCCGTCGGCTTCGGGGCGATCATGGTCAACTTCGCGCCTGACGGGATGAAGGCGGACGAATTCTGGACCCTCGCCATGAAGGACGATACCGGGGGAGGCCTTTTGCCCACTTCCATGCAACGCCATTTCTGCGGCCCGGCCATGGAGCGGATACGGCAGGGACTGTCATCGGGAAAGGTGGCGACCACGGCCATCGGCGGGCTGGCCGCCAATGCCCTGCTGGCCAACGAGGTGCTGGCCTATTTCCTGGCCGGCACGGGCCTGGTGGAGCGCTCTCCCGTATTCGCCCCGAACTATGTGGCCCTAGACTTCATGACCCAGCGGATGCGGGTGGCCGACATCACCCGGCCAGGGGAACCCTGA
- a CDS encoding pyridoxal phosphate-dependent aminotransferase translates to MTLKLDHLVPEYIRLFDPYRPSPPDRELMRLNGLTHLHRLNNNENTLGPSPAVRELLAGIEAGIVPIYPHGDSQDLREALSGVLGHDRSRFLVGNGSCELISSVVKAFCEPGDNIITADKTFAVYEWVARFSGFEPRLIPLDRNQRFDPDAMLAAMDGRTKIIFVCNPNNPTGTYWDEETMRRFLNALDGRCIVVADEAYFEYVERPDYPDCIRLLDEYPNLVVFRTFSKMYALAALRVGYLCAGEEVTDIISRAHVAYSVNTPAQQAARAALLDQSPFIEETRAMVRQGRELIHETCAELGFEHIIGEGNYVMIRTPLSDTLLQRKLLRRGFLVRTMTGFRFPNWIRVSLEQRPVLEEFCSVLTDMFR, encoded by the coding sequence ATGACCCTGAAGCTTGACCATCTCGTCCCGGAGTACATCCGGCTCTTCGATCCGTACCGGCCGAGTCCGCCGGACAGGGAGTTGATGCGGCTGAACGGCCTGACCCATCTGCATCGCCTGAACAACAACGAGAACACACTCGGGCCTTCGCCCGCGGTGCGCGAGCTGCTGGCCGGAATCGAGGCGGGCATCGTGCCCATCTATCCCCATGGCGACAGCCAGGACCTGCGGGAGGCGCTGTCCGGAGTCCTGGGCCATGACCGGTCGCGGTTTCTGGTGGGCAACGGATCATGCGAACTGATTTCGAGCGTGGTCAAGGCCTTCTGTGAGCCCGGCGACAACATCATCACCGCGGACAAGACGTTTGCGGTCTACGAATGGGTGGCGCGATTTTCCGGCTTCGAGCCGCGTTTGATCCCGCTGGACCGCAATCAGCGATTCGACCCGGATGCCATGCTCGCCGCCATGGACGGCCGGACCAAGATCATCTTCGTGTGCAATCCCAACAATCCCACCGGGACCTACTGGGATGAAGAAACCATGCGCCGCTTTCTGAACGCCTTGGACGGACGGTGCATCGTGGTGGCGGATGAGGCCTATTTCGAATACGTGGAACGGCCCGACTATCCGGACTGCATCCGCCTGCTGGACGAGTACCCCAATCTGGTGGTCTTCCGGACGTTCTCCAAGATGTACGCCCTGGCCGCGCTGCGCGTGGGCTACCTCTGCGCCGGCGAGGAGGTCACGGACATCATCAGCCGTGCGCACGTGGCCTATTCCGTGAACACCCCGGCCCAACAGGCCGCCAGGGCAGCGCTGTTGGACCAGTCCCCGTTCATCGAGGAGACCCGGGCAATGGTCCGTCAGGGACGCGAGTTGATCCACGAAACCTGTGCCGAACTCGGCTTCGAGCACATCATCGGCGAGGGGAACTACGTCATGATCCGGACGCCGCTCTCCGATACCCTGCTGCAACGCAAACTCCTGCGCCGAGGCTTTTTGGTTCGCACCATGACGGGCTTCCGCTTCCCGAACTGGATCCGCGTCAGCCTGGAGCAACGGCCTGTGCTGGAGGAATTTTGTTCCGTCCTGACGGACATGTTCCGATGA
- a CDS encoding amino acid ABC transporter permease → METNDKIIPLRHYGRWVSGAILIALLGLIVNAFIVGQIDWPVVGKFFFSPALIRGLGNTILITVCSMIVGLILGVVFAVMRLSKNPVTRWFSGLYIWLFRGTPVYLQLLIWFNLALIFPIVNLGFAEYRMVDVMTPFVAALFGLGLNEGAYMTEIVRSGILSVDKGQVDAATTLGMTRLTAMRRIVLPQAMRVIVPPVGNEFIGLLKTSSMASAIAFTELLHRAQLIYFVNAKVMELLIVATGWYLIVVTLLSFFQVGIERRFNRGHSFSARRSLFAVFKSNVLGKKQQGRA, encoded by the coding sequence ATGGAAACAAACGACAAGATCATTCCCCTTAGGCATTACGGGCGCTGGGTTTCAGGTGCCATCCTGATCGCCCTCCTTGGCCTCATCGTCAACGCATTCATCGTCGGCCAGATCGACTGGCCCGTGGTGGGCAAGTTCTTTTTCTCGCCGGCGCTCATCCGTGGCCTGGGAAATACCATCCTCATCACGGTCTGTTCCATGATTGTCGGTCTGATTCTGGGCGTTGTCTTTGCCGTCATGCGGCTGTCGAAGAATCCCGTCACTCGTTGGTTTTCCGGGCTGTACATCTGGCTTTTCCGCGGCACCCCCGTGTATTTGCAATTGCTGATCTGGTTCAATCTGGCACTGATCTTCCCGATCGTGAATCTCGGCTTCGCGGAATACCGGATGGTGGACGTCATGACGCCGTTCGTTGCCGCTCTTTTCGGCCTCGGCCTCAATGAGGGCGCGTACATGACCGAAATCGTACGGAGCGGCATTCTCTCGGTGGACAAGGGGCAGGTCGATGCCGCGACAACCTTGGGGATGACCCGTCTGACGGCCATGCGGCGAATTGTTTTGCCCCAGGCCATGCGGGTCATTGTTCCCCCGGTGGGGAATGAATTCATAGGTCTTCTCAAGACCTCCTCCATGGCGAGCGCCATAGCCTTTACCGAACTGTTGCATCGGGCGCAGCTTATCTATTTCGTCAATGCCAAGGTCATGGAATTGCTCATAGTTGCTACTGGTTGGTACTTGATCGTCGTGACGTTGCTGAGTTTTTTCCAAGTGGGAATCGAGCGCAGATTCAATCGTGGGCACTCGTTCTCCGCCCGTCGGAGCCTGTTTGCTGTCTTCAAGTCTAATGTTTTGGGTAAAAAGCAACAGGGGAGAGCCTAG
- a CDS encoding amino acid ABC transporter ATP-binding protein — MPQTEPMLRALNVHKSFGEHEILKGITLEVNKGEVLCLLGPSGSGKSTFLRCINHLERINAGRIYVGGELVGINERNGRLYEQNENELCRMRMKIGMVFQSFNLFPHMTALENVMEGPVTVLKKDPEEVRARAYELLEKVGLRDWADRFPKQLSGGQQQRVAIARSLAMEPELMLFDEPTSALDPELVGDVLKVMRDLAESGMTMVVVTHEMEFAKNVAHKVVFMDEGNVLEQGTPIDIFESPRHERTKAFLGSID, encoded by the coding sequence ATGCCTCAAACCGAACCGATGCTTCGGGCATTGAATGTCCATAAATCCTTTGGCGAACACGAGATTCTCAAAGGAATCACTCTCGAAGTGAACAAGGGCGAGGTCCTGTGCCTGCTTGGGCCTTCCGGCTCCGGAAAGAGCACGTTTCTTCGTTGCATCAATCACTTGGAAAGGATTAATGCCGGCCGGATTTATGTCGGCGGCGAATTGGTGGGGATAAACGAGCGCAATGGCCGACTGTACGAGCAGAATGAAAACGAGCTCTGCAGGATGCGCATGAAAATCGGGATGGTTTTTCAGAGTTTCAATCTCTTCCCGCACATGACCGCACTGGAAAACGTCATGGAAGGCCCGGTTACCGTGTTGAAGAAGGACCCGGAAGAGGTAAGGGCCCGCGCTTACGAGTTGTTGGAAAAGGTGGGACTCCGCGATTGGGCGGATCGATTTCCCAAACAACTTTCCGGCGGCCAACAGCAACGTGTCGCCATCGCCCGTTCCCTGGCCATGGAGCCCGAACTCATGCTGTTCGATGAACCGACCAGCGCCTTGGATCCTGAACTGGTGGGGGACGTCCTCAAGGTCATGCGCGACCTTGCCGAAAGCGGCATGACCATGGTCGTGGTCACCCACGAGATGGAATTTGCCAAGAACGTGGCGCACAAAGTTGTCTTCATGGACGAGGGCAACGTGTTGGAACAAGGGACCCCGATCGATATATTCGAGAGCCCCCGGCATGAGCGCACAAAGGCTTTTCTGGGTTCCATCGATTGA
- a CDS encoding ABC transporter substrate-binding protein, with product MKKFTAIVLCLLVLGLVGTAFAGESRDLLPDSIKESGKIIVGINGIFPPMEFKEPGTDTLVGIDVELVEAIAKELGVKIQYDDQQFDQLINSINTKRVDMVISGMSDSAVRRESLDFIDYFNSGTQCFTTKALAGEITDLEALDGKTLAVSAATDYLTTMQKWNEDNLVSKGKAGINIMAVDSAASARMQMLQGRAQASALSPEALGWANVQQKGAFVAVGPLLESNPYGIAFSKNNAQLRDAVYAALQKVFADGTYMAIMKKWGAESGALTQPLINGKAVN from the coding sequence TTGAAGAAATTCACCGCCATTGTTCTGTGTTTGCTCGTCTTGGGTCTGGTCGGGACGGCCTTTGCCGGCGAAAGCCGCGATCTGCTGCCTGACTCCATCAAGGAAAGCGGAAAAATCATTGTCGGCATCAACGGTATTTTCCCGCCCATGGAATTCAAGGAGCCCGGTACCGATACCCTGGTCGGCATCGATGTGGAGCTGGTCGAGGCCATCGCCAAGGAGTTGGGCGTCAAGATCCAGTACGATGACCAGCAGTTCGACCAGCTGATCAACTCCATCAACACCAAGCGTGTCGACATGGTCATCTCCGGCATGTCCGACAGCGCTGTCCGCCGTGAGTCCTTGGACTTCATCGACTACTTCAATTCCGGGACCCAGTGCTTCACCACAAAGGCCCTTGCGGGTGAGATTACCGACCTCGAGGCCCTGGACGGAAAGACCCTGGCCGTTTCCGCTGCAACGGACTACCTGACCACCATGCAGAAATGGAATGAGGACAACCTGGTTTCCAAGGGCAAGGCGGGCATCAACATCATGGCCGTCGACTCTGCCGCCTCCGCCCGCATGCAGATGTTGCAGGGCCGCGCTCAGGCCTCCGCTCTGAGCCCCGAGGCGTTGGGCTGGGCCAATGTGCAGCAGAAGGGGGCTTTTGTGGCCGTCGGACCGCTGCTGGAGTCCAATCCTTACGGCATCGCTTTCAGCAAGAACAACGCCCAGCTGCGTGACGCGGTGTACGCGGCGCTGCAGAAGGTCTTCGCCGACGGCACCTATATGGCGATCATGAAGAAGTGGGGAGCCGAGTCCGGTGCTCTGACTCAACCGCTGATCAACGGTAAAGCCGTCAATTAG
- a CDS encoding AroM family protein: MKDTFTLGILTLGQSPRTDVEPSLRGILGPDVRFVQRGGLDGLSEESIRNLAPVEGEPGIETCVLRENGEPKGVCIAKRHLLPRLIAAGRELETLCDIFFLLCSGEFPALKHAVPRLIEPITFIRCVVAAVARHSHLCVIGPESDMPAAPAQWQPYAARVSTAVSSPYDGKERLSEAARTAKASGAKYILLDDMGFTEEQRQLVRSVSGIATLNATSIMARALQELM, from the coding sequence ATGAAAGATACATTTACGCTTGGTATACTGACCCTCGGTCAATCGCCCCGTACGGATGTGGAGCCCTCTCTGCGCGGAATCCTGGGGCCCGATGTGCGGTTCGTACAGCGGGGCGGGCTTGACGGATTGTCCGAGGAATCCATCAGAAACCTTGCTCCCGTCGAGGGAGAACCGGGCATAGAGACCTGCGTGCTTCGGGAGAACGGTGAGCCCAAAGGTGTGTGCATCGCGAAAAGGCATTTGCTTCCGCGTCTGATCGCCGCGGGGCGGGAGCTTGAAACGCTGTGCGATATATTTTTTCTGCTCTGTTCCGGTGAATTCCCGGCGCTCAAGCACGCCGTGCCCCGGCTCATAGAGCCCATTACGTTTATCCGTTGCGTTGTCGCGGCAGTGGCCCGGCACTCGCACCTGTGTGTAATCGGGCCGGAGTCCGACATGCCCGCCGCCCCGGCGCAGTGGCAGCCCTACGCCGCACGGGTGTCGACAGCGGTTTCTTCTCCGTATGACGGAAAAGAGCGCCTCTCCGAGGCGGCGCGCACGGCAAAGGCGTCCGGGGCGAAGTATATTTTGTTGGACGACATGGGCTTCACGGAGGAGCAGCGCCAATTGGTGCGCAGCGTGTCGGGGATCGCGACATTGAATGCGACCAGCATCATGGCCCGCGCCCTTCAGGAGCTCATGTGA
- the hutI gene encoding imidazolonepropionase, with the protein MKGNLTIVHAKSLACVSDGNQPRAGRAQGELNIIPDGAVAIREGKIVAVGRTDRVLHDFRDDAPVLDATGKTVLPGLVECHSHPIFAGNRHWEYVRRLEGADGREIREEGGGIWSTIENTRRADDEALVRQAVRAFEQIASGGVTTLEVKSGYGLDRDGELRLLRLLKEASKQTRMDIVFTFLGAHIAPQDGRSAEAFVASVKNEMLPAVLEQGIAESQDLSCENGDFSKEQAKELIECSHALGLPVRVHADASSDSLGWRTAVEGNALSADHLTYTPDAEIQAVGATRTVAVLLPIAEQFYLDDRKANGRLFMENNVPVAVATDYCSSFQATSLPLTIAAACSWFRFTPAQAIVGATLNAAYALGKNRDRGSLDVGKRGDVTIFNCEHPNQLGTAIGAPLVEAAISQGNVIWQATK; encoded by the coding sequence ATGAAAGGCAACCTGACCATAGTGCATGCGAAGAGTCTGGCCTGTGTTTCCGACGGCAATCAACCGAGGGCGGGAAGGGCCCAGGGGGAGTTGAACATCATCCCCGACGGGGCCGTGGCCATCCGGGAGGGGAAGATCGTCGCCGTGGGGCGGACCGACCGTGTCCTGCACGATTTTCGCGATGATGCCCCTGTTTTGGACGCCACCGGCAAAACTGTCCTGCCGGGACTGGTGGAATGCCATTCGCATCCGATCTTTGCCGGAAACCGTCACTGGGAATACGTCCGCAGGCTCGAGGGAGCCGACGGCAGGGAGATTCGGGAAGAGGGCGGCGGCATCTGGTCCACTATCGAGAACACCCGCAGGGCCGACGATGAAGCTCTCGTGCGCCAGGCGGTACGGGCCTTTGAACAGATTGCGTCCGGCGGCGTGACCACGCTTGAGGTGAAATCCGGTTACGGGTTGGACAGGGATGGGGAACTGCGTCTTTTGCGTTTGCTCAAAGAGGCCTCCAAACAGACCCGGATGGATATCGTGTTCACCTTTCTCGGGGCGCACATTGCTCCTCAGGACGGTCGCAGTGCCGAAGCGTTCGTGGCAAGCGTCAAGAACGAGATGCTTCCGGCGGTACTGGAGCAGGGCATCGCGGAGTCCCAGGACCTCTCTTGTGAGAACGGTGACTTTTCCAAGGAGCAGGCGAAAGAACTTATTGAGTGTTCTCACGCTTTGGGGTTACCTGTGCGTGTTCATGCGGATGCCTCTTCCGATTCCCTTGGCTGGCGTACCGCCGTCGAGGGAAACGCGCTTTCCGCGGATCATCTGACCTATACGCCGGATGCCGAAATCCAGGCCGTGGGAGCCACGCGCACCGTTGCCGTGCTGTTGCCGATAGCCGAGCAATTCTATCTTGATGACAGAAAGGCCAACGGACGGCTGTTCATGGAGAACAACGTGCCCGTGGCCGTGGCTACCGATTACTGTTCGTCCTTTCAGGCCACCTCTTTGCCGCTGACCATCGCTGCGGCGTGTTCCTGGTTTCGGTTTACGCCCGCGCAGGCTATTGTCGGCGCAACCTTGAACGCCGCATACGCGCTGGGTAAAAATCGGGATCGGGGTTCATTGGATGTGGGGAAACGCGGCGATGTAACAATTTTCAATTGTGAACATCCAAACCAGCTGGGGACGGCAATCGGTGCCCCCCTGGTAGAGGCGGCGATTTCTCAGGGGAACGTTATCTGGCAAGCGACAAAGTAG
- a CDS encoding GntR family transcriptional regulator, translated as MQTDLTKRAEVSGVEKIAETLRRAIFKGAFLPGDQLKEVELSRSLGVSRGSVREALRILSTEELVVHLPNKGASVRKLSLDEIDDIFLTRHILEIKACECISTAPDHLLRALEDSTSAYEAVANQDDQVVIANAHINYHKALVGLTGSLKLVELEESLMQTLQVIIACIENDRDDTQNEVANHRQMTEMVLAGDVEGAKKWVDDYIPNGKDFVIDQIRSQEQAPRLGRR; from the coding sequence ATGCAAACCGATCTGACGAAAAGGGCCGAGGTGAGCGGCGTTGAAAAAATAGCCGAGACACTGCGGCGCGCCATTTTCAAGGGAGCCTTTCTGCCTGGGGATCAACTCAAGGAAGTTGAGCTTTCCCGCTCTCTTGGAGTTTCCCGAGGATCGGTGCGGGAGGCCCTGCGTATCCTGTCGACGGAAGAGCTTGTGGTGCATTTGCCAAACAAGGGGGCCTCGGTTCGGAAATTGAGTCTTGATGAAATAGACGACATTTTCCTGACCCGCCATATCCTGGAAATCAAGGCCTGTGAGTGCATTTCCACGGCCCCCGATCACTTGTTGCGCGCCCTGGAAGACAGCACGTCCGCGTATGAAGCCGTCGCAAACCAGGATGACCAGGTGGTTATCGCCAATGCGCACATCAATTACCACAAGGCCCTTGTGGGACTGACGGGGAGCCTGAAGCTCGTGGAACTGGAAGAAAGCCTGATGCAGACCCTGCAGGTCATCATCGCCTGTATCGAGAACGATCGGGATGACACGCAAAATGAGGTCGCCAATCATCGCCAGATGACGGAGATGGTCCTCGCGGGCGACGTGGAAGGCGCAAAGAAATGGGTGGATGACTATATCCCCAACGGAAAAGATTTCGTAATAGATCAGATCCGCTCCCAGGAGCAAGCACCCCGCCTGGGCCGAAGATAA
- a CDS encoding dCTP deaminase domain-containing protein: MIANNDLKSLLTNDPSRSDKVRIINADFDNNLKMSTYDFRVGELYVCGDQCSFTELKKNHDHVMIYPGDKCTFATLEKIFMPSTRDITGLVASQARLSLKGVSSISTFVDPNWEGGELLITIANNGSHPIKMKYGDTLCRVAFFKHAQTISNPITSDLLTSYLKDLDKENYKQKQRKKNLWAAYIIITGLIAGISFYFGDTNTAAIVAALCFFMGNRVLNRIERVAFSY, translated from the coding sequence ATGATAGCGAATAACGACCTTAAATCATTATTGACGAATGATCCTAGCAGATCTGATAAAGTTCGTATCATTAACGCTGACTTTGATAACAATCTAAAAATGAGTACTTACGACTTTCGAGTTGGTGAGCTCTACGTCTGTGGAGACCAATGCAGCTTCACTGAACTGAAAAAAAACCATGACCATGTCATGATATATCCAGGAGATAAATGCACATTTGCCACTCTAGAAAAAATATTTATGCCCTCTACAAGAGATATTACGGGCCTTGTTGCTTCTCAAGCACGTCTTTCACTTAAGGGTGTATCCAGTATATCAACATTTGTTGACCCTAACTGGGAAGGTGGAGAACTTTTGATAACCATTGCAAACAATGGCTCACATCCTATTAAAATGAAATACGGAGACACTCTTTGTAGAGTTGCTTTTTTTAAACACGCGCAAACCATATCAAATCCAATTACTAGCGACTTATTAACATCATATCTCAAAGATTTGGACAAAGAAAACTATAAACAAAAACAGCGGAAGAAAAATTTATGGGCAGCTTACATAATTATTACTGGACTTATAGCAGGAATATCTTTTTACTTTGGAGACACCAACACTGCTGCTATAGTAGCAGCATTGTGTTTTTTCATGGGCAACAGGGTCTTAAATCGCATTGAGCGGGTAGCCTTTTCATATTAA
- a CDS encoding dCTP deaminase domain-containing protein, with translation MDLLTKTNIKILATRDYEMITHFEESNLHSVFYHFRIGDFIFNDKNREMQSITLQPQESVAVISFERFNIPDNIIVSISTKSTLNLKKVVMFASAYIDPLFEGRLEVLLLNTSQNTISLNKGDILGKLYFYRFNNNDDVFHNSDADSEELLKRKKYSISDDVGKYWS, from the coding sequence ATGGATTTACTGACAAAAACTAACATCAAAATTCTAGCAACCCGCGACTACGAAATGATAACCCATTTCGAAGAGTCAAATCTTCACAGCGTATTTTACCATTTTCGCATCGGCGATTTTATATTTAATGACAAAAATCGAGAAATGCAATCTATCACCCTCCAACCTCAAGAGAGTGTTGCCGTGATAAGTTTCGAACGTTTTAATATTCCAGATAATATTATTGTGTCCATCTCTACAAAATCAACTTTAAATCTAAAAAAAGTTGTCATGTTCGCTTCAGCATACATTGATCCGTTATTTGAAGGTAGACTTGAAGTTTTACTCTTAAATACATCACAAAATACAATTAGCCTTAATAAGGGTGACATCTTAGGAAAGCTATACTTTTACAGATTTAACAACAACGATGATGTTTTTCACAATTCTGACGCTGACAGTGAAGAGCTTTTAAAACGGAAGAAATATTCTATTAGTGATGATGTTGGTAAATATTGGTCTTAG